Proteins encoded by one window of Arachis hypogaea cultivar Tifrunner chromosome 1, arahy.Tifrunner.gnm2.J5K5, whole genome shotgun sequence:
- the LOC112709304 gene encoding large ribosomal subunit protein mL43-like yields the protein MALRGVWQLQKLIVSYCNWGGSSRGIRAFMESELPVFKEKNPQLEVVTELIRGQHPHLKAFYKNKNERVICVKNMDPEDVLHHATRLRNALGRKVIKLRTRHVTKRPSVQGTWTTALRF from the exons ATGGCTCTGAGAGGAGTATGGCAACTTCAGAAGCTCATTGTTAGCTATTGCAATTGGGGCGGAAGCAGTAGAGGTATAAG ggCTTTTATGGAGTCGGAATTGCCTGTGTTTAAGGAGAAGAATCCTCAATTAGAGGTTGTTACTGAACTCATTCGTGGTCAGCATCCACATTTGAAGGCTTTTTATA AGAACAAAAACGAGCGAGTTATATGCGTGAAGAACATGGATCCAGAAGATGTACTTCACCATGCAACGAGGCTAAGGAATGCATTGGGAAGAAAGGTGATCAAACTGAGGACAAGGCATGTAACCAAGCGCCCTAGTGTGCAAGGTACATGGACAACCGCTCTTCgattttaa